A DNA window from Paenibacillus andongensis contains the following coding sequences:
- a CDS encoding LTA synthase family protein: protein MNQHINRFLLLTRQRLPLLLIALIPVLIMEILSRGHYIEMITWSYKHLLELVFNEWIVFSLLLLFIAMIGRTRIAYWVISGILLTLALVSGVKLKILGVPLTPWDIVLAGEASDMVKYISNILSFKILIIILLFVVASYFLLYRTTLFSKKVALKERGILAIIAIAMLSAVYTDLPLPIQKWCGIQASVWNQVENTTTNGYALATFLNTKSMLTEKREGYDDKAVEAIVSNTPKPIKAGDPNNPIKPNVIVVLSEAFWDPTVIKGVEFSRDPIPFFHKLQQTGTSGTMLSPQYGGGTANVEFEVLTGNSMRFLPQGSIAYNQFLTNEVDSLASIYARQGYTSTAISPFYNWYFNSNRIYKYFGFSKYIPIEYFKPNYSGPYIADSEVAANIIHATDQSDGPDFVFANTMENHFHFFPGKFPKNTIDVTGNISPSSQGMLETLAQGINASDKMLKELVDYYEKKGEPTIIAFWGDHLPALGDDYATYIDTKYISGKDDPDFLKKMYSVPLVVWNNFDHERKDTLNISPSFLGPYLIELSKQQGSYYTDYLSQLSKKIPVIPPKDHYEAMNINEQDLKDYETLQYDIIFGDRHAYKDYKVPIINSKYMLGFGPIQLDKVESDTMDLSGRSSVTLTVRGSNIPPLGYVTLNGKAVPSTWQDEHTLTAKVEGHLLKSGIWDIQVNVKDSKETIVGKSNTLPIEIGGR, encoded by the coding sequence ATGAACCAGCACATTAATCGCTTTTTGCTTCTAACCCGGCAACGATTGCCACTATTATTAATTGCCCTAATTCCTGTTTTGATTATGGAAATTTTGAGCCGCGGACATTATATAGAAATGATTACTTGGAGTTACAAGCATCTGCTTGAACTGGTATTCAATGAATGGATCGTATTCAGCTTATTATTATTGTTCATCGCCATGATCGGCCGGACTAGAATTGCCTATTGGGTCATTTCGGGTATTCTTCTTACCTTGGCCCTTGTAAGTGGCGTTAAGTTGAAAATATTAGGGGTCCCATTGACACCTTGGGACATCGTCTTGGCCGGCGAAGCGTCGGATATGGTGAAATACATCTCTAATATTCTAAGCTTCAAAATTTTGATCATCATTCTGTTGTTCGTAGTGGCCAGTTATTTTTTGTTATACCGCACGACCTTATTCTCGAAAAAGGTTGCCCTAAAAGAACGTGGAATCCTTGCTATAATCGCGATTGCAATGTTGTCTGCGGTTTACACGGATCTCCCCCTTCCGATTCAGAAATGGTGCGGTATCCAAGCATCCGTATGGAACCAAGTTGAGAATACCACAACGAACGGCTATGCATTAGCAACGTTTCTGAATACCAAGTCGATGTTAACCGAAAAACGTGAAGGTTACGATGATAAAGCAGTTGAAGCTATTGTCAGTAATACACCTAAGCCGATTAAAGCCGGGGATCCAAACAACCCTATAAAACCAAACGTTATTGTCGTTTTAAGTGAGGCATTCTGGGATCCAACCGTTATCAAAGGTGTGGAATTCAGTCGTGATCCCATCCCTTTCTTTCATAAGCTGCAGCAGACGGGGACAAGCGGCACGATGCTTTCACCACAGTATGGCGGGGGTACAGCTAATGTCGAGTTCGAGGTATTAACCGGTAACTCTATGCGTTTTCTACCGCAAGGGTCAATCGCCTACAATCAATTCCTTACGAATGAAGTAGATTCTTTGGCAAGTATTTATGCCAGACAAGGTTATACATCAACGGCGATAAGTCCATTCTACAACTGGTATTTCAACAGTAATAGAATATATAAATACTTTGGCTTTTCCAAGTATATTCCAATCGAATATTTTAAGCCTAACTACTCAGGTCCTTATATCGCAGACAGCGAAGTTGCTGCTAATATTATTCATGCGACGGACCAAAGCGATGGACCCGATTTCGTATTTGCCAACACGATGGAAAACCATTTTCACTTTTTCCCGGGCAAGTTTCCCAAAAACACAATCGATGTTACTGGCAATATATCTCCCTCTTCTCAAGGTATGCTTGAAACGCTTGCTCAAGGCATTAATGCCTCAGATAAAATGTTGAAGGAATTAGTTGACTACTACGAGAAAAAGGGTGAACCAACGATTATCGCTTTCTGGGGAGACCACTTACCAGCCCTGGGTGATGATTATGCCACATACATTGACACTAAGTATATTAGCGGCAAAGACGATCCTGATTTCCTGAAAAAGATGTACAGCGTTCCGCTTGTCGTTTGGAACAATTTTGACCATGAGCGCAAAGATACATTAAATATTAGTCCTTCATTCTTAGGCCCTTATCTTATTGAATTATCCAAACAGCAAGGCAGCTATTATACCGATTATTTAAGCCAACTTTCGAAAAAGATCCCTGTCATACCACCGAAAGATCATTATGAGGCCATGAATATTAACGAGCAGGACCTTAAGGATTACGAGACTTTGCAATATGATATCATTTTCGGCGATCGGCATGCTTACAAGGATTATAAAGTTCCCATTATTAATTCTAAGTATATGCTCGGATTTGGACCGATCCAGCTTGATAAAGTCGAATCTGATACAATGGATTTATCTGGTCGTTCAAGTGTGACATTAACGGTGAGAGGAAGCAATATCCCCCCTCTTGGCTATGTTACTTTAAATGGCAAAGCCGTTCCAAGCACTTGGCAAGATGAACATACACTGACTGCCAAGGTCGAAGGCCATTTACTCAAGTCTGGAATCTGGGACATTCAAGTCAATGTGAAAGATTCAAAGGAAACTATCGTTGGTAAATCAAACACCTTGCCGATTGAAATAGGCGGGCGTTAA
- a CDS encoding Gfo/Idh/MocA family protein translates to MSKIKVAVVGCGSIAKHRHIPEYAWNSNVELVAFVDPVLERAEHFAQLHGGKAYSSYTEMLKQEKVDAVSVCTPNFLHAEVSIAAANAGAHVLVEKPMASTAEEAEAMIEAAKKNGVFLMVGHNQRLMPPHVKAKEILNSGKLGKVLTFRTSFGHPGPEGWSVDGRESWFFRKEEATMGAMGDLGVHKSDLIRWLLADEVAQVAAFVGTLHKEGTDVDDNATCLLRMKSGATGSLVASWTYYKGQDNSTVLWCENGVIKIDTDPNDQVIVELRDGTVERYKVGQIATNEKQTHSGVIDEFITSILEGKKPRISGEEGLRSLQVILAAFESEATGKIISL, encoded by the coding sequence ATGAGTAAAATTAAAGTGGCCGTTGTAGGTTGCGGTTCTATCGCTAAACATAGACACATCCCGGAATATGCTTGGAATTCGAATGTTGAACTCGTCGCTTTCGTAGATCCAGTCCTAGAGAGAGCCGAGCACTTTGCGCAGCTGCATGGGGGCAAAGCATACAGCAGTTATACTGAAATGTTGAAGCAGGAGAAAGTGGACGCAGTTAGTGTTTGTACACCGAACTTTCTCCATGCTGAAGTATCCATTGCGGCTGCAAATGCAGGTGCTCATGTACTGGTTGAGAAGCCAATGGCTTCAACGGCTGAAGAAGCGGAAGCCATGATTGAAGCGGCAAAGAAAAATGGCGTGTTTTTAATGGTTGGTCACAACCAACGACTGATGCCTCCGCATGTCAAAGCCAAAGAAATTTTGAATTCCGGCAAATTGGGTAAAGTGTTGACATTCCGTACATCTTTCGGACATCCAGGTCCGGAAGGCTGGAGCGTGGACGGCCGCGAAAGCTGGTTCTTCCGCAAAGAAGAAGCAACCATGGGTGCGATGGGCGATCTTGGTGTACACAAGTCGGATTTAATTCGTTGGTTGCTTGCTGACGAGGTTGCACAAGTGGCTGCTTTCGTGGGTACTCTGCACAAAGAAGGTACAGATGTTGACGACAATGCGACTTGTTTGCTTCGCATGAAAAGCGGCGCAACTGGCTCATTAGTCGCTAGCTGGACTTATTATAAAGGTCAAGACAACTCAACCGTGTTATGGTGCGAGAATGGTGTCATCAAAATTGATACCGATCCGAATGATCAAGTTATCGTTGAGCTTCGTGATGGTACGGTTGAACGTTATAAAGTTGGACAAATCGCAACGAATGAGAAACAAACGCATAGCGGTGTCATTGACGAGTTCATTACAAGCATCCTGGAAGGCAAAAAGCCGCGTATTTCCGGCGAAGAGGGGCTTCGCTCCTTGCAGGTCATACTTGCAGCTTTTGAATCCGAAGCAACAGGAAAAATTATCTCCCTTTAA
- a CDS encoding sugar phosphate isomerase/epimerase family protein has protein sequence MGRLGIGLQLYTLRDDMEKDMEGTLRHVAKLGYEGVEFAGYYGKPAAELKELLDELGLKAFGSHVSLERFRKDLQGELDYLKTIGAKYAICPYVGAEERESADQWKALIAECQAIAIETNKQGLQFLYHNHDFEFHYKVDDEFVFDAMFAKTGEDAINVEMDVCWVQYAGQDPLAYIAKYAGRLPLIHFKDFTKDAEGKLVTLELGLGDVPLEKVIKAAEQAGVEWLVVEQDHCQKPPLTSVENSLNWVKEHYTNVHN, from the coding sequence ATGGGACGTTTAGGAATTGGTCTGCAATTGTATACATTAAGAGATGATATGGAGAAAGACATGGAAGGCACACTTCGTCATGTAGCGAAGTTAGGATATGAAGGCGTAGAATTTGCAGGGTATTATGGTAAGCCAGCAGCAGAACTCAAAGAGCTGTTGGATGAGCTAGGTTTGAAAGCATTCGGCAGTCACGTGAGTTTAGAGAGATTCCGTAAAGATCTGCAAGGTGAACTGGATTACCTAAAAACAATCGGTGCGAAATACGCTATTTGCCCTTATGTTGGTGCTGAAGAACGCGAGTCAGCAGATCAATGGAAAGCACTGATTGCTGAATGCCAAGCGATTGCCATAGAAACGAATAAGCAAGGTTTGCAGTTCCTTTATCACAATCATGACTTCGAATTTCATTATAAAGTGGATGACGAGTTCGTTTTTGATGCCATGTTTGCCAAAACAGGTGAAGATGCAATTAACGTAGAGATGGACGTTTGTTGGGTTCAATACGCTGGTCAAGATCCACTTGCCTACATAGCAAAATATGCAGGCCGTTTACCGCTGATTCATTTCAAAGATTTCACGAAAGATGCCGAAGGCAAATTAGTAACACTAGAACTGGGTTTAGGCGATGTACCATTGGAAAAAGTGATTAAAGCGGCTGAGCAAGCAGGCGTGGAATGGCTTGTTGTTGAGCAGGATCACTGCCAGAAGCCGCCACTTACAAGTGTTGAGAACAGCTTGAACTGGGTAAAAGAGCATTACACGAATGTTCATAACTAA
- a CDS encoding helix-turn-helix domain-containing protein: MEPFNVSTKSGLNSYLFRLQTEGNSEVLIDGRMQRIEAGHLLLYKPGDPYELRIEHELDQPSNKIASGDYYVFCKGPWIDAWWKRSLKQTCTRIDLDARLISLWRQLILEKRRMEEENQELSGYLLQALCLYVERAATETVSLQGRPFTGTRMKRFIEAQATATFKVDDVANHVGLSVSRAVHLFKECFGKTMIQYALEVRLSSAVERMHDSSMSLEQIALSCGFGSYPYFHRAFKHRFGTSPKLFRQNAQQN, translated from the coding sequence ATGGAACCGTTTAATGTGAGTACCAAATCTGGTCTAAATTCTTATCTTTTCCGTTTACAAACTGAAGGAAATTCCGAGGTTCTAATTGATGGCCGTATGCAACGGATCGAAGCTGGTCATCTACTCCTTTATAAACCGGGAGACCCTTATGAACTGCGTATCGAGCACGAGTTGGATCAACCTAGCAATAAAATCGCCAGTGGCGACTATTATGTATTCTGTAAAGGCCCTTGGATCGATGCATGGTGGAAACGCAGCCTCAAACAAACTTGTACGCGCATCGACTTAGATGCTCGGTTAATCTCTCTATGGCGACAGCTTATTCTCGAAAAACGAAGAATGGAAGAAGAAAATCAAGAGCTTAGCGGCTATTTGCTGCAAGCACTTTGCCTATATGTAGAGCGTGCCGCAACAGAAACCGTCTCCTTACAAGGACGCCCATTTACCGGAACACGTATGAAGAGGTTCATTGAAGCACAAGCTACTGCTACTTTTAAAGTTGATGATGTTGCCAATCATGTTGGGCTAAGCGTTTCCCGCGCGGTTCATTTGTTCAAAGAATGCTTCGGCAAGACCATGATTCAATACGCCCTTGAAGTACGCTTATCCAGCGCTGTGGAACGCATGCATGATAGTTCAATGTCTCTGGAGCAAATTGCTCTAAGCTGCGGTTTCGGTAGCTATCCCTACTTTCACCGAGCATTTAAACATAGATTTGGGACATCCCCAAAGCTTTTTCGCCAAAATGCTCAGCAAAATTAA
- a CDS encoding DinB family protein, whose protein sequence is MLQRPGSEEYSPFFTGYISQVPEGDYLSFLHSQLDAVIALFSPINDEQGLYRYEPGKWSLKEVLGHMTDTERIMSYRMLRIARGDTTNLPGFDQDLYITNASFDELSIEDLLNDFKAVRQATFSLVKTISEAAWLRKGIANNNEISARALAYVIAGHAQHHLGIIQQKYNH, encoded by the coding sequence ATGCTGCAGCGACCTGGTAGTGAAGAATACTCACCATTTTTTACTGGCTATATTAGTCAAGTTCCTGAAGGCGACTATCTGTCTTTTTTGCACAGCCAATTAGACGCTGTCATCGCTTTGTTTTCACCGATTAATGACGAGCAAGGGCTTTATCGATATGAACCGGGAAAGTGGAGCTTGAAGGAAGTTTTGGGGCATATGACGGATACGGAGCGGATTATGAGTTATCGGATGCTGCGTATTGCTCGTGGAGATACAACGAATTTACCAGGATTTGATCAGGATTTATACATCACAAATGCATCTTTCGACGAATTGTCGATAGAGGATTTGTTAAACGATTTTAAAGCGGTACGTCAAGCCACATTTTCACTGGTGAAAACAATTTCAGAAGCAGCCTGGTTACGTAAAGGGATCGCTAATAACAATGAAATCTCTGCACGCGCACTTGCCTATGTAATAGCCGGTCATGCTCAGCATCATCTTGGCATCATCCAACAAAAATACAATCACTAA
- a CDS encoding alpha-galactosidase, which produces MRITFEPTQELFHLQNKHMSYVIQLIKSAYPAHVYWGRPIRSGQLASILQFQERCSFSPNPVPEDRSISFDTLPQEYPAYGTSDYREPAYQVALPDGSTISELVYDKHRIYQGKPVLEGLPATYVEQDNEAETLELELVDSVIGLRVILTYTIFEQHAAMSRSVRFVNEGSGDLKLLRALSMSLDYQHSEFDLLQLSGSWVRERHIERRPLAPGKLTVESRRGSSSHQHNPFVALLSKDANEDHGDVYGFSLVYSGNFAAHAEVEPYGSARVSMGINPFDFGWLLEPGQHFQTPEAVMVYSNAGLGDMSRTYHKLYRTRLCRGEFRDRTRPVLVNNWEATYFQFNADKIESIASAGKELGIELFVLDDGWFGKRDSDNSSLGDWVVDKAKLPGGLEDLVSRVNGMGLEFGLWFEPEMVSPDSDLYRKHPDWCLHVPNRRRTEGRQQLILDFSRADVCEAIAKMIRDILSSAPITYVKWDMNRNMTEIGSAALPPERQRETAHRYILGLYSVLETLTTEFPHILFESCSGGGGRFDPGMLYYMPQTWTSDNTDAISRLKIQYGTSIVYPVSSMGAHVSAVPNHQVHRETSLEMRGDVAMSGNFGYELDLTRFTDEEKEIVKKQIADYKHIRPLIQFGDMYRLLSPFEGNETAWMIVSEDKTQAMVAYFRVLAEPNAPLKTLRLKGLNPSFDYQIAGLQGEYPGDHLLYAGLPVSGLHGDFQSKIWLLEHKPL; this is translated from the coding sequence ATGCGAATTACATTTGAACCAACACAAGAACTATTCCATTTACAAAACAAACACATGAGCTATGTTATTCAACTAATCAAATCCGCTTACCCAGCCCATGTTTACTGGGGACGCCCTATCCGATCAGGTCAATTGGCTTCGATCCTACAATTTCAGGAGAGATGTTCGTTTTCACCCAATCCTGTTCCTGAAGATCGCAGCATTTCTTTTGATACACTGCCTCAAGAGTACCCGGCATACGGTACGAGTGATTATCGGGAGCCAGCTTATCAAGTTGCTCTTCCGGATGGATCTACAATTTCTGAACTCGTCTATGACAAACATCGAATCTACCAAGGGAAACCTGTGCTCGAAGGGCTCCCTGCGACATATGTAGAGCAGGATAATGAAGCGGAAACATTGGAGCTTGAGCTCGTTGATTCTGTCATTGGCCTTCGTGTCATTCTTACTTATACAATTTTTGAGCAGCATGCAGCGATGTCAAGATCGGTGCGGTTCGTAAATGAAGGATCTGGTGATCTAAAGCTGCTTCGAGCGCTTAGTATGAGCCTTGATTATCAGCATAGCGAGTTTGATCTTCTTCAACTTTCAGGTAGTTGGGTTAGAGAACGACATATCGAGAGAAGACCCTTAGCACCAGGGAAATTGACCGTAGAAAGTCGCCGCGGATCGAGTAGTCATCAGCACAATCCTTTCGTTGCACTACTTTCCAAGGACGCAAATGAAGATCATGGCGATGTGTATGGTTTCAGCCTTGTTTATAGTGGCAATTTCGCTGCCCATGCAGAGGTTGAGCCGTATGGTTCAGCACGTGTATCCATGGGGATTAATCCATTTGATTTTGGCTGGTTGCTTGAGCCAGGACAACATTTTCAAACGCCTGAAGCCGTAATGGTTTATTCAAATGCTGGTCTAGGGGACATGTCAAGAACGTATCACAAGCTTTATCGTACTCGGCTTTGCCGCGGTGAATTCCGTGATCGGACAAGACCTGTTCTCGTGAATAACTGGGAAGCAACCTATTTTCAATTTAATGCGGATAAAATAGAAAGCATCGCCAGCGCCGGCAAGGAGCTTGGCATCGAGCTATTTGTTCTTGACGATGGTTGGTTCGGCAAAAGAGACAGCGATAACAGCTCCTTGGGAGACTGGGTCGTGGATAAAGCCAAGTTACCGGGGGGACTGGAGGATCTCGTTTCCAGAGTCAATGGGATGGGACTTGAGTTTGGGCTGTGGTTTGAACCCGAAATGGTATCCCCAGACAGTGACTTATATCGAAAACACCCAGACTGGTGCTTACATGTACCGAATCGTAGACGTACGGAAGGCCGTCAGCAATTAATATTGGATTTTTCACGTGCAGATGTATGTGAGGCGATCGCGAAAATGATCCGTGATATCCTAAGCAGCGCGCCGATCACTTACGTCAAATGGGACATGAACCGTAATATGACCGAAATTGGTTCCGCCGCATTGCCTCCGGAAAGACAAAGAGAAACCGCCCATCGCTATATACTTGGGCTCTACAGCGTTCTAGAAACATTGACGACCGAGTTCCCGCATATTTTGTTCGAGAGCTGCTCTGGTGGCGGTGGGCGGTTTGACCCTGGCATGTTGTATTATATGCCGCAAACGTGGACAAGCGATAACACAGATGCCATCTCCCGTTTGAAAATTCAGTATGGGACGAGCATCGTTTATCCTGTTAGTTCCATGGGAGCGCACGTATCCGCCGTACCTAATCACCAAGTTCACCGTGAGACATCTCTGGAAATGCGCGGCGATGTTGCGATGTCTGGCAATTTTGGTTATGAACTTGACCTAACGCGGTTTACTGACGAGGAAAAAGAAATCGTCAAAAAGCAAATTGCTGATTATAAGCATATTCGGCCGCTTATCCAATTCGGCGACATGTACCGCTTACTCAGTCCATTCGAAGGTAATGAAACCGCTTGGATGATCGTTTCTGAAGATAAGACCCAAGCTATGGTCGCTTATTTCCGAGTACTCGCCGAGCCGAATGCGCCTCTCAAAACGCTGCGGCTCAAAGGTCTCAACCCATCCTTCGATTACCAAATCGCAGGCTTGCAAGGTGAGTACCCCGGCGATCATCTTCTTTACGCCGGACTGCCAGTCTCTGGTCTCCATGGAGACTTCCAAAGTAAAATCTGGCTGCTCGAGCATAAGCCATTATAG
- a CDS encoding ferredoxin family protein, whose product MEGDERMSQSDISDKLFTIRYKCDDKSHLVIKDTQTCLNCVTKDCNYFCPSDVYEWEKKLKITTVAFENCIECGTCRIACPSYNIDWVYPKGGYGMTYKFG is encoded by the coding sequence ATGGAGGGCGATGAACGGATGAGCCAAAGCGACATTTCAGATAAGCTATTTACCATTCGTTATAAATGCGATGATAAGTCGCACCTCGTAATCAAGGATACACAGACCTGCTTAAATTGTGTTACGAAGGATTGCAATTATTTCTGTCCCTCGGACGTCTATGAATGGGAAAAGAAACTCAAGATTACAACCGTTGCATTTGAAAATTGTATCGAGTGCGGGACCTGCCGAATTGCGTGTCCATCGTACAACATTGATTGGGTCTACCCCAAAGGCGGATATGGTATGACATATAAATTTGGCTAA
- a CDS encoding FAD-dependent oxidoreductase — protein MNEKFDAIVVGGGPAGAAAALTMARAGLSVVLLERGEFPGAKNIFGGVLYRKQIEELIPEFWKEKNFPMERYIVEQRIWMMGKESMVTFGHRNEAYKEPYNCFTGLRVKFDQWFADKAVAAGAIPIYETVALDVIREGNKIVGVRTDRDDGDLYADVVVIADGVNSLLGKAMGIHKEWMPDEVSLAVKEVIALPREKIEDRFGLEGDEGVTIEFMGETSLGMAGMGFLYTNKETISLGVGVMVNHLRDKKVKPYAVLDAVKQHPMIRKLIQGGETKEYSGHLIPEGGFHSIPPLSGDGWCVCGDAAQLINFVHREGTNLAMTSGRLAGEAIVEAKAQSDFSAASLKAYDQKIRESFVHKDLQKYKGMHQFLKEQDPELLFDKLPRALNEAAYNMFLVDGITKANKQKMAMKLIKNAAGGTVNLMKLGYKGWRAMNG, from the coding sequence ATGAACGAGAAATTTGACGCGATTGTTGTTGGCGGTGGTCCGGCGGGCGCAGCAGCCGCTTTGACGATGGCACGTGCTGGATTATCCGTTGTTTTGTTGGAGAGGGGGGAGTTCCCCGGAGCCAAAAACATTTTCGGAGGCGTCCTGTACCGTAAGCAAATCGAAGAGCTGATTCCCGAATTTTGGAAAGAAAAAAACTTTCCGATGGAGCGTTACATTGTGGAGCAGCGCATCTGGATGATGGGCAAAGAATCCATGGTTACCTTCGGACACCGCAATGAGGCTTACAAGGAGCCTTACAATTGCTTTACTGGACTGCGGGTTAAGTTCGATCAGTGGTTCGCGGACAAAGCCGTTGCAGCTGGGGCCATTCCTATTTACGAAACCGTTGCGCTCGATGTGATACGCGAAGGTAACAAGATCGTTGGTGTTCGAACTGATCGAGATGACGGTGATTTATACGCCGATGTTGTCGTCATTGCCGATGGCGTGAACTCCTTGCTCGGAAAGGCGATGGGTATTCACAAAGAATGGATGCCGGACGAAGTTTCGTTGGCTGTGAAAGAAGTCATAGCACTTCCTAGGGAGAAAATCGAAGACCGATTCGGACTCGAAGGTGACGAAGGCGTTACGATTGAGTTTATGGGAGAGACCTCGCTGGGTATGGCTGGCATGGGTTTTCTGTATACGAATAAAGAAACCATTTCACTGGGCGTAGGGGTTATGGTTAATCATTTGCGGGACAAAAAAGTGAAGCCTTATGCGGTCCTCGATGCTGTTAAACAGCACCCTATGATTCGGAAATTGATTCAAGGGGGAGAAACGAAGGAGTACTCCGGGCACTTGATTCCCGAGGGTGGCTTCCACTCCATCCCGCCGTTGTCGGGAGATGGTTGGTGCGTCTGCGGGGATGCCGCGCAGTTAATCAACTTTGTGCACCGCGAAGGAACGAATTTAGCTATGACCTCTGGTCGACTGGCCGGCGAGGCGATTGTCGAGGCCAAAGCGCAAAGCGATTTTTCCGCCGCTTCACTCAAAGCTTACGACCAGAAAATTCGCGAATCATTTGTCCATAAAGACTTACAGAAATACAAAGGTATGCATCAATTCCTCAAAGAACAGGACCCAGAGTTATTGTTCGACAAGCTGCCCAGAGCGCTGAATGAAGCAGCTTACAACATGTTCCTCGTAGATGGGATTACCAAAGCAAATAAGCAAAAAATGGCTATGAAGCTCATCAAAAATGCCGCAGGCGGTACAGTAAATTTGATGAAGCTAGGCTACAAGGGATGGAGGGCGATGAACGGATGA
- a CDS encoding electron transfer flavoprotein subunit alpha/FixB family protein gives MSNEQSLDQPEVSMPDWSAYRGVLIVVEQRDGAAKKVSWQLLGEGKKLAAKLDAPLMALVIGEDVAHLADEAVHYGADKVYLCEAPELRTYRTRPYSRVCLKLIEEAKPEIVLFGATATGRDLAGAIATHLPTGLTADTTQLDVEPPPSRLLLASRPAFSEKMMATILCKQYRPQMATARAGVFQALPKDATRQGEIIAISATMREEEIAAQVLDFLRETGKLNLEDAEIIVAGGRGLGGPDAFGLLAELADALGGVVGASRAAVDAGWIGHEHQVGQTGATVRPKLYFAIGISGAVQHTVGMSHADVVVAINKDEKAPIFQFAHYGIVGDMFKIVPAITNEIKQRRTLFGKQLAAADTSMPQDDSKTGVSAALGRSEAK, from the coding sequence ATGTCAAATGAACAATCACTAGACCAGCCTGAAGTGTCGATGCCCGATTGGTCGGCTTATCGGGGGGTATTGATCGTTGTGGAGCAGCGAGATGGAGCTGCGAAGAAGGTTTCCTGGCAGCTGCTAGGCGAAGGCAAAAAGCTGGCCGCGAAGCTTGACGCGCCGCTCATGGCGCTCGTCATCGGCGAGGATGTTGCTCACCTCGCCGATGAAGCCGTGCATTACGGCGCGGACAAGGTGTACTTATGCGAAGCACCCGAGCTTCGCACGTACAGGACTCGGCCATACAGCCGAGTCTGCTTGAAGCTGATCGAGGAAGCGAAGCCCGAGATCGTCCTGTTCGGCGCGACAGCGACGGGCCGCGACTTGGCAGGCGCGATAGCGACTCACCTGCCGACGGGGCTGACGGCCGACACGACGCAGCTCGACGTGGAGCCGCCGCCGTCCAGGCTGCTGCTGGCCAGCCGGCCGGCTTTTTCCGAGAAGATGATGGCCACCATCCTCTGTAAGCAGTACCGGCCGCAGATGGCGACGGCGCGGGCCGGGGTGTTTCAGGCGCTGCCGAAGGACGCGACGCGCCAAGGCGAAATCATCGCTATCTCCGCGACGATGCGCGAGGAAGAGATTGCCGCGCAGGTGCTCGACTTTCTGCGCGAAACAGGCAAGCTCAATCTCGAGGATGCCGAGATTATCGTGGCGGGGGGCCGCGGGCTTGGCGGGCCTGATGCTTTCGGGCTGCTCGCCGAGCTAGCGGATGCGCTCGGCGGTGTCGTTGGCGCATCGCGTGCCGCGGTCGATGCGGGCTGGATCGGGCACGAGCACCAGGTTGGTCAAACCGGTGCCACGGTCAGGCCGAAGCTATACTTCGCCATCGGCATTTCCGGTGCTGTCCAGCATACCGTAGGTATGAGCCATGCGGATGTCGTCGTGGCGATTAACAAAGATGAAAAAGCGCCAATCTTTCAATTCGCTCATTATGGAATTGTAGGCGATATGTTCAAAATTGTTCCGGCCATTACGAATGAGATCAAACAGCGCCGAACGTTATTTGGCAAACAACTAGCTGCTGCCGACACCTCCATGCCACAGGACGATTCGAAGACAGGGGTCAGCGCAGCTCTTGGGAGGAGTGAAGCCAAATGA